Proteins from a genomic interval of Capsicum annuum cultivar UCD-10X-F1 chromosome 4, UCD10Xv1.1, whole genome shotgun sequence:
- the LOC107868281 gene encoding bifunctional 15-cis-phytoene synthase, chromoplastic isoform X1, translating into MSVALLWVVSPCDVSNGTGFLVSVREGNRIFDSSGRRNLACNERIKRGGGKQRWSFGSYLGGAQTGSGRKFSVRSAIVATPAGEMTMSSERMVYDVVLRQAALVKRQLRSTDELDVKKDIPIPGTLGLLSEAYDRCSEVCAEYAKTFYLGTMLMTPERRKAIWAIYVWCRRTDELVDGPNASHITPAALDRWEDRLEDVFSGRPFDMLDAALSDTVSKFPVDIQPFRDMIEGMRMDLRKSRYRNFDELYLYCYYVAGTVGLMSVPIMGIAPESKATTESVYNAALALGIANQLTNILRDVGEDARRGRVYLPQDELAQAGLSDEDIFAGRVTDKWRIFMKKQIQRARKFFDEAEKGVTELSAASRWPVLASLLLYRRILDEIEANDYNNFTKRAYVSKPKKLIALPIAYAKSLVPSTRT; encoded by the exons ATGTCTGTTGCCTTGTTATGGGTTGTTTCTCCTTGTGACGTCTCAAACGGGACAGGATTCTTGGTATCCGTTCGTGAGGGAAACCGGATTTTTGATTCGTCGGGGCGTAGGAATTTGGCGTGCAATGAGAGAATCAAGAGAGGAGGTGGAAAACAAAGGTGGAGTTTTGGTTCTTACTTGGGAGGAGCACAAACTGGAAGTGGACGGAAATTTTCTGTACGTTCTGCTATCGTGGCTACTCCGGCTGGAGAAATGACGATGTCATCAGAACGGATGGTATATGATGTGGTTTTGAGGCAGGCAGCCTTGGTGAAGAGACAGCTGAGATCGACCGATGAGTTAGATGTGAAGAAGGATATACCTATTCCGGGGACTTTGGGCTTGTTGAGTGAAGCATATGATAGGTGTAGTGAAGTATGTGCAGAGTACGCAAAGACGTTTTACTTAG GAACGATGCTAATGACTCCGGAGAGAAGAAAGGCTATCTGGGCAATATACG TATGGTGCAGGAGAACAGACGAACTTGTTGATGGTCCGAATGCATCACACATTACTCCGGCGGCCTTAGATAGGTGGGAAGACAGGCTAGAAGATGTTTTCAGTGGACGGCCATTTGACATGCTCGATGCTGCTTTGTCCGACACAGTTTCCAAATTTCCAGTTGATATTCAG CCATTCAGAGATATGATTGAAGGAATGCGTATGGACTTGAGGAAGTCAAGATACAGAAACTTTGACGAACTATACCTATATTGTTATTACGTTGCTGGTACGGTTGGGTTGATGAGTGTTCCAATTATGGGCATCGCACCTGAATCAAAGGCAACAACGGAGAGCGTATATAATGCTGCTTTGGCTTTGGGGATCGCAAATCAGCTGACCAACATACTTAGAGATGTTGGAGAAGA TGCCAGAAGAGGAAGAGTCTATTTGCCTCAAGATGAATTAGCACAGGCAGGTCTATCCGACGAAGACATATTTGCTGGAAGAGTGACCGATAAATGGAGAATCTTCATGAAGAAACAAATTCAGAGGGCAAGAAAGTTCTTTGACGAGGCAGAGAAAGGAGTGACCGAATTGAGCGCAGCTAGTAGATGGCCT GTGTTGGCATCTCTGCTGTTGTACCGCAGGATACTGGACGAGATCGAAGCCAATGACTACAACAACTTCACAAAGAGAGCTTATGTGAGCAAACCAAAGAAGTTGATTGCATTACCTATTGCATATGCAAAATCTCTTGTGCCTTCTACAAGAACATGA
- the LOC107869830 gene encoding trans-cinnamate:CoA ligase, peroxisomal — translation MDNLPKCGANYVPLTPLTFLTRASKCYANRTSIIYGNVRYTWKQTYERCCRIASSLRSLNVFKNDVVSVLAPNVPAIYEMHFAVPMAGAVLNTINTRLDANNIAIILKHSEAKVFFVDYEYQEIAKKALELLITSKIPKIPLVVVIDDIDSPTGVRLGELEYEQLVHQGNSSYIPEEITDEWDPITLNYTSGTTSEPKGVVYSHRGAFLSTLSLLLGWEMGTEPVYLWSLPMFHCNGWTFTWGIAARGGTNICIRNTNAKEMYTNIVSHNVTHMCCAPIVFNILLEAKPHEYKPLTTRVQILTGGAPPPAPLVEKIERLGFHVVHAYGLTEATGPALVCEWQVKWNELSRESQAKLKARQGVGILTLADVDVKNFDNMQSVTRDGKSIGEVCLRGSSIMKGYLKNDKANISAFKNGWFFTGDVGVIHQDGYMEIKDRSKDVIISGGENISSIEVENVIMSHKNVIEASVVAMPHPKWGESPCAFVNLTKNSQIKEVDIIEHCKSNLPRFMVPKKVKFVEELPKTGTGKVQKNHLREIAKTFVVLEKSNQISKNREKPRYYDQNQEQIHALSRL, via the exons ATGGATAATTTACCAAAGTGTGGAGCAAATTATGTGCCTCTTACTCCTCTCACCTTCTTAACAAGAGCCTCAAAATGTTATGCCAATAGGACCTCTATCATCTATGGGAACGTGCGTTACACGTGGAAGCAAACCTACGAGCGTTGTTGTCGCATCGCTTCCTCTCTCCGATCCCTAAACGTGTTCAAGAATGACGTG GTTTCAGTATTGGCACCAAATGTTCCAGCAATATATGAGATGCATTTTGCTGTACCAATGGCAGGGGCTGTATTAAACACAATAAATACAAGGCTAGATGCTAACAACATTGCAATTATTCTCAAACACTCAGAAGCCAAAGTATTTTTTGTTGATTATGAGTATCAAGAAATTGCTAAAAAAGCCCTTGAATTACTAATAACatctaaaataccaaaaatacccCTCGTAGTTGTCATCGATGACATCGACTCCCCTACCGGTGTCCGGCTAGGGGAGCTCGAGTACGAGCAACTCGTGCACCAAGGAAATTCGAGTTACATTCCCGAAGAAATCACCGACGAATGGGATCCAATTACCTTGAATTATACATCAG GTACGACTTCGGAGCCAAAGGGGGTTGTGTATAGTCATAGAGGAGCATTTTTGAGCACATTGAGCCTACTACTAGGCTGGGAAATGGGCACTGAGCCAGTGTACTTATGGTCATTGCCAATGTTTCATTGCAATGGATGGACATTCACATGGGGCATCGCAGCACGTGGTGGCACAAATATTTGCATTCGTAACACAAATGCCAAAGAAATGTACACAAACATTGTGTCACATAATGTTACACACATGTGTTGTGCACCTATTGTTTTCAACATCTTACTTGAAGCCAAGCCACATGAGTACAAACCCTTAACCACACGTGTCCAAATCCTAACGGGTGGCGCACCGCCACCCGCGCCACTCGTAGAGAAAATCGAGAGACTCGGGTTCCACGTGGTCCATGCTTACGGGCTCACGGAGGCTACTGGACCGGCTCTTGTTTGCGAGTGGCAAGTAAAATGGAACGAATTGTCTAGGGAGAGTCAAGCCAAGCTGAAAGCAAGACAAGGGGTTGGTATACTAACCCTAGCCGATGTCGATGTgaaaaattttgataacatgcaGAGCGTGACACGTGATGGGAAATCAATTGGAGAAGTGTGCTTGCGCGGGAGCAGTATTATGAAAGGGTATTTAAAGAACGATAAAGCGAATATTTCGGCTTTTAAAAATGGTTGGTTTTTTACTGGAGATGTTGGTGTAATACATCAAGATGGATATATGGAAATTAAAGATAGGAGTAAAGATGTTATAATTTCTGGTGGTGAAAATATTAGTAGTATTGAAGTTGAAAATGTTATAATGAGTCATAAAAATGTTATAGAGGCATCTGTTGTGGCAATGCCACATCCAAAATGGGGTGAAAGTCCATGTGCATTTGTGAATTtaacaaaaaattcacaaattaaaGAAGTGGACATTATTGAACATTGTAAATCAAATTTACCAAGATTTATGGTgccaaaaaaggtgaaatttgttgAAGAATTACCCAAGACTGGAACTGGGAAAGTACAAAAAAATCATTTGAGAGAAATTGCAAAAACATTTGTTGTTttggaaaaatcaaatcaaatcagcAAAAATAGGGAAAAGCCAAGATATTATGATCAAAATCAGGAGCAAATTCATGCTTTGTCACGTCTATAG